The following proteins are encoded in a genomic region of Reichenbachiella sp.:
- a CDS encoding efflux RND transporter periplasmic adaptor subunit: MKILEALKNKKLLINIGVLIVGVLLGWLLFGGSGSKSAEMLPEEHSIEEHEDGTVWTCSMHPQIKADKPGSCPICGMELIPLEDEGDEDGDAQFTVKLSNAAMKIAEVEMSTIEKKAPYKEVYLPGKVMADERKISELTSRYPGRIEKLFVNFTGEKVRKGQVLAKIYSPELVTAQRELFEAMKLKETNPNYYKATRNKLKLWDLTEEQIAAIEESGDVDFYFDVLSPITGTVTMRHVTLGDYVKEGSALFEVVDLRHVWVMFDAYESDIPWIKLHDKIKFRIKSIPDREFESTVTFIDPVLDRMSRVAGVRAELKNPGELLKPQMLAAGLLKTMLPGSGDQLVVPKSAVLWTGKKAVVYVMTSDHNNMFQFREIELGAEAGDYYIVKSGLQQGEMVASNGVFKIDAAAQLKGEKSMMNPEGGKVSTGHNHGGTSEEKKPSAPEHEGHETSSTENTMKMDMSVDENFKKQLTEVYKAQLILQQAFLATDASKANAEVSKVQDALKKVNMSLVKGEMHNHWMSGLKTLTESLDKIESSKDIKKQRLAYADFNDALYSAIKMFGTVGETIYYQFCPMARDNEGAYWLSSVEEIKNPYFGDAMLTCGENKEVIK, encoded by the coding sequence ATGAAAATATTAGAAGCCTTAAAAAATAAGAAATTGCTAATCAATATAGGAGTATTGATTGTAGGTGTTCTATTGGGATGGCTCCTTTTCGGTGGTTCAGGTTCAAAATCTGCTGAGATGCTCCCCGAAGAACATTCAATAGAGGAACATGAGGATGGAACAGTTTGGACATGCTCAATGCACCCTCAAATAAAAGCAGACAAGCCTGGGAGCTGCCCTATTTGCGGAATGGAACTTATCCCCCTGGAAGATGAAGGAGATGAAGATGGAGATGCACAATTCACGGTCAAACTTTCTAATGCTGCTATGAAAATCGCAGAGGTTGAGATGAGTACCATCGAAAAGAAAGCTCCATATAAAGAAGTGTATTTACCAGGGAAGGTTATGGCAGATGAGCGGAAGATTTCAGAATTGACTTCTCGGTATCCTGGAAGGATCGAAAAGCTCTTTGTAAACTTTACAGGCGAAAAAGTGAGAAAAGGACAAGTCTTAGCTAAGATTTACTCACCAGAGCTAGTCACGGCACAGAGGGAATTGTTCGAAGCAATGAAGTTGAAGGAAACAAATCCCAACTATTATAAAGCCACACGCAACAAATTAAAGCTTTGGGACTTAACAGAAGAGCAGATTGCCGCGATTGAGGAATCAGGAGATGTTGATTTCTACTTTGACGTATTGTCACCCATCACAGGTACAGTCACCATGCGCCATGTAACACTTGGTGACTATGTAAAAGAGGGGTCTGCATTGTTTGAAGTGGTAGACCTGCGACATGTATGGGTAATGTTTGATGCTTATGAAAGCGACATCCCCTGGATCAAACTGCATGACAAGATCAAATTTAGAATTAAATCCATACCAGATCGAGAATTTGAAAGCACTGTGACCTTCATTGATCCGGTGCTAGACAGGATGTCCCGAGTAGCGGGGGTAAGAGCAGAACTGAAAAATCCAGGTGAATTACTCAAGCCCCAAATGTTAGCAGCGGGATTATTGAAAACAATGCTGCCTGGATCAGGAGATCAATTGGTTGTGCCTAAATCAGCTGTATTGTGGACAGGTAAAAAAGCCGTAGTGTATGTAATGACCAGCGACCACAACAATATGTTCCAATTCAGGGAAATCGAACTTGGTGCGGAAGCCGGTGACTACTACATAGTAAAATCTGGCTTGCAACAAGGCGAAATGGTTGCATCAAATGGAGTATTTAAAATTGATGCTGCTGCGCAGTTGAAAGGTGAAAAGAGCATGATGAACCCTGAAGGTGGCAAAGTATCCACGGGGCATAACCATGGAGGCACCAGTGAAGAAAAGAAGCCATCGGCTCCTGAACATGAAGGCCATGAAACAAGCAGTACGGAGAACACCATGAAAATGGACATGTCTGTGGATGAGAACTTCAAGAAGCAGCTAACAGAAGTTTATAAAGCTCAGTTGATATTGCAGCAAGCTTTTCTGGCCACTGATGCTTCCAAGGCTAATGCTGAAGTTTCAAAAGTACAAGATGCTTTAAAAAAGGTAAACATGAGCCTGGTCAAGGGTGAAATGCACAACCATTGGATGAGTGGGTTAAAGACACTTACTGAATCATTAGATAAAATAGAATCATCTAAGGACATTAAAAAGCAGCGACTAGCTTATGCTGATTTCAACGATGCTCTTTATAGTGCAATAAAGATGTTCGGTACGGTGGGAGAAACAATCTACTATCAATTTTGTCCCATGGCCAGAGACAATGAGGGTGCCTACTGGCTAAGCTCGGTTGAAGAGATTAAAAACCCTTACTTCGGTGATGCAATGCTGACATGTGGCGAAAACAAAGAAGTGATTAAGTAA
- a CDS encoding TolC family protein: MKFTIKNTYSWLLILLLIVTKVNAQEAQDPTIEYLKIAAENNPELKAVFNQYLATLERMPQARALPDPTVMFNIFTSPVETRVGAQNAGISLSQAFPWFGQLKSQERAVAQLAKARFEAFEETKNRLFFDVRSEYFDLYVLEAAIDIVEENIVLLESFRELASVRLESATGSAVDLLRVEMDLEELNNQLLYLQDTRSPIQAKFNELLNTENPLDIAIPDSLATIAFSEGKNILLDSIVAQNPLLRGLDFELQALDAEIDVAQKMGLPSFNLGVSYTNISPRSGVDIPDNGKDALIFPQVGVRIPLYRKKYQSMVKEKELLRTSVTYKKEDKTNELETSLEKGWRDYSDAVRRVGLYQRLMRYANQSLDILIAQYTTAGSDFEEVLRMERQLLRYELELEKARADQNTFVAYINYLTGKQL; the protein is encoded by the coding sequence ATGAAATTTACTATAAAAAACACCTATAGCTGGCTTTTGATACTTCTTCTGATTGTCACCAAAGTCAATGCACAAGAAGCGCAAGACCCTACAATTGAGTACCTGAAAATAGCAGCAGAGAATAACCCTGAGCTTAAAGCAGTTTTCAATCAATACCTGGCCACATTGGAGCGGATGCCGCAGGCAAGGGCTTTGCCAGACCCCACTGTGATGTTCAATATTTTCACTAGTCCGGTAGAAACACGGGTTGGTGCTCAAAATGCTGGTATATCATTAAGTCAGGCCTTTCCATGGTTTGGCCAGTTGAAGTCACAGGAAAGAGCAGTTGCACAATTGGCAAAAGCTCGCTTCGAAGCATTTGAGGAGACCAAAAACAGGCTCTTTTTTGATGTTCGTTCCGAGTATTTCGATTTATATGTGCTGGAAGCGGCAATTGATATTGTCGAAGAGAATATTGTTCTCTTAGAGTCATTCCGTGAGCTAGCCAGTGTCAGATTGGAATCTGCCACCGGAAGCGCTGTTGATCTGTTGCGAGTAGAAATGGATCTTGAAGAACTGAACAACCAATTGTTGTATCTCCAAGACACAAGATCCCCAATTCAGGCAAAGTTCAATGAACTGCTGAATACCGAAAATCCACTGGATATTGCCATTCCTGATTCGTTGGCAACTATTGCCTTTTCGGAAGGGAAAAATATCCTGCTGGACTCAATCGTTGCTCAGAACCCACTTCTTAGAGGCCTGGATTTCGAGTTACAAGCTCTGGATGCTGAAATAGATGTCGCCCAAAAAATGGGGTTACCCTCTTTCAACCTTGGAGTTTCCTACACCAATATCTCACCAAGGTCTGGTGTGGATATTCCGGATAATGGGAAAGACGCTTTGATATTTCCCCAAGTAGGAGTTCGAATCCCCCTTTACAGGAAAAAGTATCAGTCGATGGTAAAGGAGAAAGAACTTCTAAGGACATCAGTTACCTATAAAAAAGAGGACAAGACGAATGAGCTTGAGACTTCCCTGGAAAAGGGATGGAGAGACTATTCGGATGCGGTCAGAAGAGTGGGCTTGTATCAGAGACTGATGCGATATGCAAATCAATCGCTTGATATCCTTATCGCACAATACACGACAGCAGGGAGCGATTTCGAAGAAGTATTGCGCATGGAGCGACAATTACTTAGATACGAACTGGAGCTTGAAAAAGCACGTGCCGATCAGAACACTTTCGTGGCATACATCAATTATTTAACAGGAAAACAACTTTAA
- a CDS encoding efflux RND transporter permease subunit — translation MLNKLIRFFLENKLVTALIVLVFIGWGVSTAPFNWKMDWFPRDPVPVDAIPDIGENQQIVFTTWMGRSPQDIEDQISYPLTTALLGVPGVKTIRSNSIFGLSTIYIIFEEDIEFYWGRTRILEKLNSLPAGIIPSEVQPALGPDATALGQIYWYTLEGRNPETGEPAGGWDPQELRTLQDFYVGYALTSASGVSEVAAIGGFVKEYQVDIDPVAMKEYNVNIAQIMKAVKESNLDVGARTMEVNNAEYLVRGLGYIRNLEDLEKAVITQHNNTAIRIKDVAQVHFGPATRRGGLDKGGAEATGAVVVSRFGANPLAVIENVKKKIEEVSPGLPSKVLPDGTVSKVTIVPFYDRTGLIKETLGTLEKALSEEILISIIVVIIVVFNLRASILISSLLPLGVLMTFIVMRYAGVDANIVALSGIAIAIGVMVDVGVVFTENIIRHLDLPENKGISGKQKLEVIYKATTEVATAVITALTTTVVSFLPVFAMQAAEGKLFKPLAFTKTFAMLAALFIGLVVIPALAHSLFSIKIGKDRTKRIWNVALVALGILVLFWSGSWLGIVLLALGINNLAEKYLPENRKWIHEYLNIGIIITTVAIFLTREWLPLGSQNSLFANFIFVIGVIVLVLGLLLAVVKFYTPILKWCLENKWKFLMAPIVIFLWGMLSWSGFESFFGFVGNGAEKMGWQIRQTSLWQGINETFPGTGKEFMPALDEGSYLLMPTTMSHSGIEENIDVIKKVDAYVAQIPEVESVVGKWGRVNSALDPAPISMFENTINYKPEYMVDENGHRLRFKTDSDGNYVLKDGSFYHPQKDGFRIVQNEELVVDRRKGEYYRQWRDHVKSPDDIWQEILKSTKVPGMTSAPKLQPIQTRLIMLSTGMRAPIGIKVFGPDLETIERVGLDLEKILQQVPSIESSSVFADRIVGKPYLEFDVDRDAIARYGLTMKNIQNFIEVAIGGIKLTTTVEGRERFPVRVRYAREFRDNPEDVKNVLIPTPSGAQIPLGELAEITYRRGPQVIKSEDTFLDGYVIFDKREGYAEVDVVEEAQRFIQAKMDAGEFMLPAGVSYKFTGNYENQIRATKRLAIVVPVCLLAIFLILYFQFGNVPATSMVFSGVFVAFAGGFILIWAFGQDWFMNFSLAGNNMRDLFQVHTVNLSVAVWVGFIALFGVASDNGVIMATYLKQIFAEEKPKDIKGVRAAVLHAGKLRIRPAIMTTATTIIALLPIFTSVGKGSDIMVPMAIPTFGGMLVQVITVFVVPVLYCMWQERLVKKQLKSA, via the coding sequence ATGCTTAATAAACTAATCAGGTTCTTTTTAGAGAACAAGCTGGTTACAGCATTAATTGTACTAGTCTTTATAGGATGGGGAGTGTCCACAGCCCCTTTCAACTGGAAAATGGACTGGTTTCCAAGAGATCCAGTGCCTGTTGATGCCATTCCTGATATAGGAGAAAACCAGCAAATTGTATTTACCACCTGGATGGGTAGATCTCCGCAGGACATTGAGGATCAAATTTCTTATCCTTTAACTACAGCCCTATTGGGGGTACCAGGAGTTAAGACCATAAGAAGTAATTCCATTTTCGGCCTATCCACCATTTATATCATTTTTGAGGAGGATATAGAGTTCTACTGGGGCAGAACGAGGATTCTTGAAAAGCTGAATTCCCTACCTGCTGGTATAATCCCCTCAGAAGTGCAGCCGGCATTAGGACCTGACGCTACGGCCCTCGGCCAGATTTACTGGTACACACTGGAAGGTCGCAATCCTGAAACAGGTGAACCGGCCGGAGGTTGGGATCCACAGGAATTAAGGACCCTACAGGATTTCTACGTAGGTTATGCTCTGACTTCTGCAAGCGGTGTGTCTGAAGTAGCGGCAATTGGAGGATTTGTGAAAGAGTACCAGGTAGATATTGACCCGGTGGCAATGAAAGAATACAATGTCAACATTGCCCAAATCATGAAGGCCGTCAAGGAAAGTAACCTGGATGTGGGTGCAAGGACGATGGAGGTCAACAATGCCGAATACCTTGTGAGGGGTTTGGGCTATATACGGAACCTGGAAGACTTGGAAAAGGCCGTCATCACTCAGCACAACAATACAGCTATTCGGATCAAAGATGTAGCCCAAGTGCATTTCGGGCCAGCAACGCGACGGGGGGGCTTGGACAAAGGTGGGGCTGAAGCTACAGGTGCTGTGGTGGTTTCCCGCTTTGGAGCAAATCCATTAGCCGTCATTGAAAATGTGAAAAAGAAAATCGAGGAAGTTTCACCAGGACTGCCGTCAAAAGTACTTCCTGACGGAACGGTTTCCAAGGTCACCATAGTTCCGTTCTATGACAGAACAGGACTGATCAAGGAGACACTAGGCACACTGGAAAAAGCCCTTTCTGAAGAGATACTTATCAGCATCATTGTAGTGATTATCGTGGTGTTTAATCTAAGAGCCTCTATTCTTATTTCAAGCCTGTTGCCGCTTGGAGTGTTGATGACCTTCATTGTCATGCGATACGCAGGTGTAGATGCAAATATTGTCGCCTTGTCGGGGATAGCCATCGCCATTGGAGTGATGGTGGATGTCGGTGTAGTATTTACAGAAAACATAATCCGGCACTTGGATCTGCCGGAAAATAAAGGCATTTCAGGAAAGCAAAAGCTGGAGGTAATCTACAAGGCCACTACCGAAGTAGCTACAGCTGTGATCACTGCCCTTACCACTACAGTAGTGAGTTTCCTACCGGTTTTTGCTATGCAGGCCGCCGAAGGCAAGCTATTCAAACCATTGGCATTCACTAAAACATTTGCTATGCTGGCCGCTCTTTTTATAGGCCTTGTGGTAATTCCGGCACTAGCCCATTCATTATTCTCTATAAAGATAGGTAAAGATCGAACCAAAAGAATATGGAATGTTGCACTTGTTGCTCTTGGTATATTAGTGCTCTTCTGGTCAGGTAGCTGGCTAGGAATTGTTCTTTTGGCTTTGGGGATCAACAACCTAGCGGAAAAATACCTTCCTGAAAACAGGAAATGGATTCATGAATACCTGAACATAGGGATCATCATCACAACGGTTGCCATTTTCCTGACACGCGAATGGCTGCCTTTGGGATCTCAAAACAGCCTTTTTGCTAATTTCATTTTTGTCATTGGCGTGATAGTTCTTGTCCTTGGTCTGCTACTTGCGGTAGTAAAGTTCTATACCCCTATTCTAAAATGGTGTCTTGAGAATAAATGGAAATTCCTAATGGCTCCAATCGTCATTTTTCTATGGGGCATGTTATCATGGAGTGGTTTTGAAAGCTTTTTCGGATTTGTAGGAAATGGTGCCGAAAAGATGGGTTGGCAAATCAGACAAACCAGTTTATGGCAAGGTATTAATGAAACTTTTCCAGGAACAGGCAAAGAATTTATGCCTGCTTTGGATGAAGGGTCTTATCTGTTGATGCCAACCACCATGTCGCATTCGGGAATAGAAGAGAACATTGACGTGATAAAAAAGGTAGATGCCTATGTAGCGCAAATACCGGAAGTGGAATCTGTAGTTGGTAAATGGGGTCGGGTAAACTCAGCATTGGATCCAGCCCCTATTTCTATGTTCGAAAATACCATTAACTACAAACCGGAGTATATGGTAGATGAAAATGGGCACAGGTTACGTTTCAAAACAGATTCGGATGGAAACTATGTTTTAAAAGACGGTTCATTTTATCATCCACAAAAAGATGGTTTCAGAATTGTGCAAAACGAGGAACTGGTTGTGGATAGACGAAAAGGCGAATACTATCGACAATGGCGAGATCATGTCAAGTCACCAGACGACATTTGGCAGGAGATACTTAAATCTACCAAAGTCCCAGGCATGACTTCAGCGCCAAAATTGCAACCCATCCAAACACGTTTGATTATGCTTTCGACCGGTATGCGAGCCCCAATTGGCATCAAAGTGTTTGGGCCAGATTTGGAGACTATCGAGCGTGTAGGTCTGGATCTTGAGAAAATCTTGCAACAGGTGCCAAGTATCGAATCTTCATCTGTTTTTGCAGATAGAATAGTAGGGAAACCCTACCTGGAGTTCGATGTTGACAGAGATGCTATTGCGAGATACGGGCTTACCATGAAGAATATTCAAAACTTCATAGAAGTGGCCATCGGTGGAATCAAGTTGACCACTACAGTTGAAGGTCGAGAACGATTTCCTGTCAGGGTGAGGTACGCCAGGGAGTTCAGGGACAATCCGGAAGATGTGAAAAACGTACTTATCCCAACTCCCTCCGGAGCACAAATTCCATTAGGAGAACTTGCCGAAATCACCTATAGAAGAGGACCACAAGTAATCAAAAGTGAAGACACTTTTCTGGATGGTTATGTGATCTTCGATAAAAGAGAAGGTTATGCGGAAGTGGATGTTGTAGAAGAGGCTCAGCGCTTCATACAAGCCAAAATGGATGCAGGAGAATTTATGCTTCCAGCAGGTGTATCCTACAAATTCACTGGTAATTACGAAAACCAGATCAGGGCCACCAAAAGATTAGCCATAGTAGTGCCGGTCTGTTTGCTTGCTATTTTTCTCATTTTGTATTTCCAATTCGGTAATGTACCGGCAACATCCATGGTCTTTTCGGGTGTTTTTGTGGCCTTCGCTGGAGGATTCATTCTTATATGGGCATTTGGTCAGGATTGGTTTATGAACTTTTCCCTGGCAGGTAACAATATGCGAGACCTCTTCCAGGTACACACTGTCAACCTCAGTGTGGCAGTTTGGGTTGGCTTTATCGCTTTGTTCGGAGTTGCTTCCGATAATGGGGTAATTATGGCCACCTATCTAAAGCAAATTTTTGCTGAAGAAAAGCCGAAAGATATAAAAGGTGTAAGAGCGGCAGTACTACATGCAGGCAAGCTTAGGATCAGGCCGGCAATCATGACTACTGCAACGACCATCATTGCCTTGTTACCCATTTTTACTTCAGTGGGTAAAGGTTCCGATATCATGGTTCCTATGGCCATCCCTACTTTCGGAGGGATGCTTGTACAAGTGATTACGGTATTCGTAGTGCCCGTCCTCTATTGCATGTGGCAGGAACGATTAGTCAAAAAACAACTTAAATCAGCATAA
- a CDS encoding HYC_CC_PP family protein → MKRFLAIFFSFLILSSSGGVVMAKHFCGGELVETAFFEELHSCCEGMDMPTPCCELEHEVVQHDDNTQISFQSVDPPEQVLLYTITYPSLVRVVIRSTFIDNTYLLHPLTVPDRLTRYQSFLL, encoded by the coding sequence GTGAAAAGATTTTTAGCCATATTCTTCAGTTTTCTTATCCTATCCTCATCAGGAGGAGTGGTAATGGCTAAACATTTTTGTGGGGGCGAGCTGGTAGAAACCGCTTTTTTCGAAGAACTACATTCATGTTGTGAAGGGATGGATATGCCAACGCCCTGTTGTGAATTGGAGCATGAGGTAGTTCAGCATGATGACAACACCCAAATCTCATTTCAAAGTGTAGATCCTCCTGAACAAGTATTACTTTATACCATTACATACCCCTCACTTGTTCGGGTAGTTATACGTTCCACTTTTATAGATAATACCTATCTCCTACACCCGTTGACTGTTCCTGACAGACTCACCAGGTATCAGTCTTTTCTTCTTTAA
- a CDS encoding response regulator transcription factor: MKILIIEDEKELAQDMVNYLANEQYRCECASDFQSAMKVYAYEYDCILLDLMLPGGDGLTILEELKRQNKQDGVIIISAKNAIEDKVRGLKLGADDYLAKPFHQAELAARIESLIRRRQFDSNTIIVQKELTIDINAKTVMVHDQFLNLTKKEYDLLLFFIGNKNRVLSKGALAEHLSGDFADMFDNHDFVYAHVKNLKRKLKEKGYGEYIKTIYGTGYKWEQ; the protein is encoded by the coding sequence ATGAAAATCCTAATCATAGAAGACGAGAAAGAGCTTGCTCAAGATATGGTAAACTACCTTGCCAATGAGCAATATCGGTGCGAGTGTGCGTCTGATTTCCAGTCAGCAATGAAGGTGTATGCGTATGAATATGATTGTATCCTGCTTGACCTTATGCTCCCGGGAGGAGACGGACTTACTATTCTTGAGGAGCTCAAAAGGCAGAACAAGCAAGATGGTGTAATCATTATCTCAGCTAAAAATGCAATTGAAGATAAAGTAAGAGGGCTGAAACTTGGAGCAGATGATTATCTCGCCAAACCATTTCATCAAGCAGAATTAGCAGCAAGAATAGAATCATTGATTAGGCGAAGGCAATTTGATAGCAACACTATAATTGTTCAAAAAGAATTGACCATTGACATCAATGCAAAGACAGTGATGGTTCATGATCAGTTTCTTAATCTAACAAAGAAAGAATACGACCTACTTCTCTTTTTCATTGGTAACAAGAATAGAGTCCTTTCAAAAGGAGCGTTAGCCGAGCACCTTTCAGGTGATTTCGCTGATATGTTTGACAACCATGATTTTGTGTACGCCCATGTCAAAAACCTAAAGAGAAAACTGAAAGAGAAAGGTTATGGGGAATACATCAAAACCATTTACGGAACAGGATATAAATGGGAACAATGA
- a CDS encoding cation diffusion facilitator family transporter, with the protein MGHKHDHSHHHSGGNVKVAFFLNLSFTIIEIIGGLYTNSLAILSDALHDLGDSLSLGLSWYFQRLSKKGRTKAFSYGYKRFSLLGAIINSVVLLVGSIFILTKAIPELFNPGETDAQGMLYLAILGIVVNGAAVFKLRKGESLNEKVVSLHLLEDVLGWVAVLIGSIIMMYTDAPFIDPLLSVLISLFVLHNVFKNLRKSMLVILQGIPREVSIGDIREKLKNIPAVMDIHDCHIWSMDGQYNILTLHLRLDNDYKLSEQAKLKEKVRNHLIDESINHVTIEFEGKDENCELEEC; encoded by the coding sequence ATGGGACACAAGCACGACCATTCACATCATCACTCAGGGGGCAATGTAAAAGTGGCCTTCTTCCTCAATCTCAGCTTTACCATTATAGAGATCATCGGTGGCCTTTATACCAACAGCTTGGCCATCCTTTCAGATGCCTTGCACGACTTAGGTGATAGCCTGAGTTTAGGACTTTCCTGGTACTTCCAAAGGCTATCAAAGAAAGGACGCACTAAGGCTTTTTCGTATGGATACAAAAGGTTCTCATTACTGGGGGCTATCATCAATTCCGTCGTATTGCTAGTTGGTTCCATTTTCATTTTGACCAAGGCTATTCCAGAACTATTCAATCCCGGAGAAACTGACGCTCAAGGTATGTTGTACCTAGCCATTTTAGGAATAGTGGTCAATGGGGCGGCAGTTTTCAAGCTAAGGAAAGGAGAATCTCTAAATGAAAAAGTAGTCTCACTTCATTTATTAGAAGATGTATTAGGCTGGGTAGCTGTATTGATTGGTAGCATCATCATGATGTACACGGATGCTCCATTCATAGACCCACTTCTTTCAGTACTCATCTCGCTTTTTGTATTACATAATGTCTTTAAAAATCTTCGAAAGAGTATGCTTGTGATTTTACAAGGCATACCACGTGAAGTATCTATTGGGGACATCAGAGAAAAGCTAAAGAACATACCAGCAGTCATGGATATTCACGATTGCCACATTTGGTCAATGGACGGTCAGTACAACATTCTTACTCTTCATCTTAGACTAGATAATGACTACAAACTTTCAGAGCAAGCCAAGCTAAAAGAGAAAGTGAGAAATCATCTCATAGATGAATCCATCAATCATGTCACTATTGAGTTTGAAGGAAAGGATGAGAACTGCGAGTTGGAGGAGTGTTAA
- a CDS encoding cation diffusion facilitator family transporter, translated as MKRKRNPNAISEKGLKTTLIGIIISAVLAIVKALGGIFGNSYALIADAIESGTDVVTSGMLWLGLRWSTKPADENHPYGHGKAEALVALGISLALVGAAFIIIKDSIFHIQSPHKTPAPFTLIILVVVVITKELLYRFVLKAGKEIQSEAVKADAFHHRSDAITSVAAFMGISIALWGGEGYEVADDYAALIAAAFIIYNAYGIGRHAVGELLDESLEPELHEQIILLAEQIMNVKKVEKCHVRKMGTAYHVDLHIWVNGELTVENGHMIAHKVKDRLIEGFPQIIDVHIHIEPV; from the coding sequence ATGAAGCGTAAAAGAAATCCCAACGCTATTTCTGAAAAAGGATTGAAAACAACCCTAATTGGAATTATTATAAGCGCAGTATTAGCAATAGTAAAAGCGCTTGGAGGAATTTTTGGTAACTCTTATGCACTTATAGCTGACGCAATAGAATCGGGCACTGATGTAGTAACGTCCGGGATGCTTTGGTTAGGCTTGAGATGGTCAACCAAGCCAGCGGATGAAAACCATCCGTATGGACACGGTAAGGCGGAAGCTTTGGTGGCACTTGGAATTTCACTGGCACTTGTGGGTGCAGCCTTTATCATTATAAAAGACAGCATTTTCCACATTCAAAGTCCTCATAAAACTCCCGCACCATTTACCCTAATTATTTTAGTGGTGGTGGTGATTACAAAAGAACTACTATATCGTTTTGTGTTGAAAGCAGGAAAAGAAATACAAAGTGAAGCAGTAAAAGCAGATGCTTTTCACCATAGAAGTGATGCCATTACTTCGGTAGCCGCATTCATGGGAATATCTATTGCACTTTGGGGTGGGGAGGGATATGAAGTTGCGGATGATTACGCAGCACTCATCGCAGCTGCCTTTATTATTTACAATGCCTACGGGATCGGCCGACATGCTGTTGGTGAATTATTAGATGAGTCATTGGAACCTGAACTTCATGAGCAGATTATCTTGCTCGCAGAGCAAATTATGAATGTTAAAAAAGTGGAGAAATGTCATGTCAGAAAAATGGGCACTGCCTACCATGTTGATCTACACATTTGGGTAAATGGCGAGCTTACGGTAGAGAATGGGCATATGATCGCTCATAAAGTTAAGGATAGGCTAATTGAAGGTTTTCCTCAAATTATTGATGTACATATTCATATCGAACCCGTTTAA